CAATATTGGCTTTGATCGGGAAATTGGACAGAATTTGGCTCCTTGCCGTGTGAGTGACTTGCTAATGGGTGCGTCTTTCACACCCAAAGATTCACCATCATGAAAATTCAGGGTCTTAAATGGGCATCACAGCAGGCATGAGTGCATCCTAGCACAGTAACGAAACATATCTTTGAGCTCGTGGATGTATGGAGAAACAATTGCAAACGGAAGCAAATCTACTTGCCAGTTATCTCTAACTTGCCGACTGCCAGAGCTGCATAAACTTTCAAATCATGACATTTAGTACTGGTAGCGACGCAAGGAGGGGGTCTAGAATCTGTAAAAGTTCGCTTGGGCCATGGAAAAGgcccaaaaagaaaaaattatctcCACCCTGGATACCCCATATTATAGAATAATTTGTgtagggatcatggtttttttttgaggggaccatggtatTAGGCCACCTTTTCTATAgcgataaggggtgtcctaaaatgttgaaatgactaacctacccttaacctaatttaatttaaaaccaacctaataaccatctatatatatatataacaatcacctcctcccaccaccaccgcccaccaccgccgattaccaccaccaaccacccatcatcaccaccgccgattaccaccaccaccatctccgattgtcaccaccaccaaccaccgattaccaccaccacctcctcccaccaccaccaccaccaccgcctatttaagaaatgtaacaacatcaatgcaatcacaattaagttttgctacatgataattttatcgagtataaaagacgccagccgcagcctgattctgccatgggaccactcctgaggtattttccaacaaacctttcactttaatttgattttgattgcttcaatcgaatagaaatcatcaaaatagggttttaataggagttacagagccatgttcggttaggccgattttacaaaaaaccctagtttactaaccgaacttcttgaaaatgaagaacacgaagaatagttcggttctattggatttaaaactaagtcaccgaactctctgttcggttgtttcgcaaaaagttttaaaactacaaagtaaccgaactccacccttagaatcgaaaaaaaaaacaaatccagtgtaaccgaactgtgttgttgtggccactatgttgagttccaaaataatcgAACTTAGctaatagagttcggtttttttgcaaaaaattttaaaactacaaagtaaacgaacttagccaatagatgctggaacttcactttttttttttgttgagttcggtaacttcacaattttatgcagaaaccgaactcaaagttcggttggttagctgttaggttcaagtttgcgaaagaaccgaactttgtaaacttatatactcttatattacgtaaagttcggttagatcaaaagtgcatgcagtttgcgaaccaaccaaactttgtacaccaaagttcggttagttgagaaccaaccgaacataacactgtaactcctagaaattctattattagagagttcggtaacctgcgtgtttggaacaagtaaccgaactacactttcagatgagttcgattacttgttcatctcatggGGCAACCGAACtgcagcttcagatgagttcggttacttgttcttcatataaagtaaccgaactacagcttcagatgagttcagttacttgttcttcatataaagtaaccgaactgttcaaaatccagttcaaatccggatcattttgaagattaacaaatattctaggagaggatggagatgaagaatcagatgagttttcatcatttgaatactcaaacttagtgaattggaaaaaaaatctattttccatgtttttctccttcatcttctctaactctactctctcaataattctactcaactaataataaacccatcttttaatttaatctcactaattatttttaactatcattcactaatcataacctaaaattaattaagagggtagattaggtattaaataaataactagatatgagatgacctagaattacttctaatgtctttacccaaaataaaaccatggtccccaaaaaaaccatggtccccaaaaaatcgttcatattATATCAGTCCCCAACTCTATGACGACCACTCGAATGTGGCTAGCCGGAATATTTCAGTTGGTGGCATAATCGTCAGGTAAGTTCTTCCTCACTTTTTCCCTCTAATGCAACCACAAAGATAAATTGTTTACACACTACACGCCTCATTAGTTGTTGGTTGTCTGGTCATCCCTTATCATTTTCCTCCCCTTTCGTGCAACCTGCACCCAATTAGATGGCTTCCATGGCTTACCTTTGGTCATCATAATATACCCTTACCGTTTCAGGAAAGTGATACTTTTCTAATTTTTATTATGCTTAAGAAGGCTAAATTATaaatatcactttttttttttaaaaggaagTAGCATATGAATCAAAAAGCAGAAATGTCAACAACAGCTCAATTTAGTAGACTAAACAAAAAACCATTCGGAGCTTATATCCAAAACTGCCTTTTAAAGTAGTAGCTCTAAAAATGGTAGAGACCGGCAGACTCACGGGACATCAGCCCAAAAACAAAGTGTAGATAGTGGTGGAGACTAGTTCTCCCCACCCCACCCCCTAGAAGAACAATCACCATCAGTCAAtattgacttgtatcagaaaattgacaGGAAAAAGAATTCGATTCTTGCCGTGTGAATTACTTCCTAATGGTGACATGTTACCGTCTCTGACACTCTCAAGATTCAGCAAGATCTTGTCGTGTGAATTACAGCACCACCGTCTTAATCTCACAAGTaaaatttcaaaaaagaaaatgtCATGAAGTACTTATTTCTTGTAGCCTATACAGATACCACATAAAAATTTACTTTTTTGATTcgtagaagcaaaaaaaaaaaaaatcaaattgattTTTACAAGAAAAAAGTTATAGTAACTTATAGCACATTTGATACGCATCCGGAAATAACTTGTTGACATCTTAAAGTTAAAAAGTAAAAAATTAGTTTAGGTGTAACACTTTGGACGATTTCTAGAAACAAAGAAgtcgatttttttttcctcaggcCAGTATTATAGTTTGTCCTCAACTAACAACTTTTCTCCCaagcttaattgggggccatgcactACGGGACAAAAAAGTCACCCAATCCTAATTTAGGTCaccccttaaaaaaatattttctaaatggccaaactgcccttatatgattagtattaggaattaattagtttgattagtgtGATAAGtagattaaaatctgattttaggcAAAAAAATTTGTGGAAAATGTGGtttatgtgttgagaagaagaggaggagttttgagaggaaaacctagggttttgacaaatgagtgattcaagtggagggaatgagattggtgaagcttcaaataacaacaatgattgtgttgatggtaagattgtctcaactaatgatatgggttggatgtttgatgagaagatgttgatagaggaaggcatgaacaatggttggaatgaagatcacattgctttttttttttgataggcagGCCCCTAACAAGGGTTAGATAGGGCTGCAATTAACAAGTTTAGGAGTAGTAGCCCCCATTACATCTTTTTGAAAAACATGAATTAAAAAACTAGGTCAAGTTCCTATCCAAATGCCTTCGTTCTCTTTAGAAGTTCCATCTTTAGCAAGTCTATCAGCAACATTATTAGCTTCTCTGTATCTCTGACTGAATCTTAGACGATTGAAACATCCCTTGAGAGAGATGATTTCACGGATGAGTCTCTTAGTGTTCCACTGCGGCTGGGAAGTCTCTCTGTAGAGTTGAATTGCATATTCTGAATCACTTTCCACCTCCAAATCAGTGATGCCCAGCTCCATAGCCAGGCGCAGGCCATTTCTAATGGCCCAAACTTCTGCAACATTATTTGTGTTCTTGAAAATATGTTTACTATAACAAGCAACAAAATCTCCTCCTTCACTCCTAATGATGCCTCAAATACCTGCAAAACCATCACCATCAGCGGAACCATCAGTGTTTAGTTTGTAAAAATTTGCACTAGGGACCTCCCAAGCAATATTGCTTGGGAGGATAACAGTAGAGGGGTGTCGAACATATTTGCTTCTTTTGATGAGCAAAATTCATTTGACCAGACTGATCTCAATGTTGCTCATCAAAGGTCAATTAATGCTCAGACTAACAATAGTTGTAACTTTAATGGTGTCATGCATGGTGGGAACCATGTATTGGTAATACATGGTTCAGCTGACTTCTCATCCGAGCAATGTCTTCCATTAGTTGCAGTTTGATATCCACCCTTGAGATTTGTTCTATTACTATCTCTGTCAGATGATTCTGCATTGCCTGAAGTTCTTCCTGTGCTCGCCTCACTAGCAAATCCTCTACCCTCCACTGCACCTCCAATGGCTCTGGACAAACTCTTGAAAACATTTGAATCTGTTCGATGCTTTCTTCCATTTTCCTGGTTGTTGCTAACACTTGTTGATGCTTGCATTATTCCTTTACCTTTACTTATAGGCATCTGATCATTAAATTGCCCACCATTAATACCTTTCCCACTTCCTTTGTTAGTGGTATTGATATTCTTACGGTTAAAACTCTTCCCTAATGATGCTTGCACTACCCCTTTATTACCAATACCACTATTATTATCATTAACCTCCTTATTTTGTAACTGCTTTGAAAGAATTAGAATTGGAATTGGAGGGGACTTCTGCTTCCTCTCCGGCTGATGTAGAAGTGGACGATGGGATCCCATCTATCAATTTGGATATTGAAACTCAAAATCGAATTATCCAACCGTGGAACTACTGTCCAATCTGTAAAGTTGTGGGGAAAATGGTAGGTTATAAATACTTGTCTTTTAAAGTGAATGAATTGTGGAATCTGTCAGTTAAGTGCAACATTCTTGACCTAGGttgtgattattttttgtttAAGTTTGAAAATCCAGCTGATTATAGGTTTGCTCTTCTTGAAGGCCCTTGGTTTATTGGTGGACATCATCTTTCTATTAGAAGATGGACACCAAATTTTAAACCTTCCGAAGATTCAGTAAACACAACTGTTGTTTGGGCTAGATTGCTCGAGTTACCTCTTGAGTACTTTGATAAGGCTGTTCTTGAGAGAATAGGTCAAAAAATTGGTAGATTGATTAAAGTTGACAATACCACTAATATGATTTTAAGAGGAAAATTTGCTAGGGTGTGTGTGGAGGTGTCCACTGATGAACCATTACTTCCTTTCATTAAGATAGGTTCTGTCAAACAAAAAATAGAATATGAGGGAGTCAATTTGATTTGTTTCCACTGTGGAAAAATGTCACATAAAAAAGAGAATTGTCCTTTGGTTACAGATGCCAATAATGCTAATAATTCAGATCATGTTATAAACAGTGCAAAAATGACCAATAATGTTTTTAAACCTGCTCATGTTACAGGTACTGTTAACTCTGCAATTACAGAAGAAAGCTTTGGTCCGTGGATGTtggtagaaaagaagaagaataaaattaGAGTGGCTGGTGCTCGTGTGGCTAACCAGAAGGTGCAGGATAACAGTAGAGGGGTGTCGAACAGATTTGCTTCTCTTGATGAGCAAAATTCATTTGACCAGACTGATCTCAATATTGCTCATCAAAGGTCAATTAATGCTTAGACTAACAATAGTTGTAAATTTAATGGTGCCATGCATGGTGGGAATGTCTTCCACTGCGGCTGGgaagatcccattgctcaagatTAAAGTACCAACATTCAAAATGAGAAACCCCAAGgacaaaacaatcaggtaaacttcctatactcttcaaattttctgaatggtgctccaagtggtcgattgaTGGCCACCATTGAAACATCCAGTGTTAGGGTCGTTATAGTCGGGTGTAGGATAAACTAACGACTCTCTGTAGTCGTCAGCCTTTTTGAGATTATTTTGACGACTTTCACCTGCAACTTTTAcatgttatgaaaaatcgttagcgtTGTTTGATGAACATTGACGACTCTTTCAGCTAGGTCACGCAGAGTCGTtagtcttttttcttttaatgttgTCGACTCTAAAGACAAAACTTCCTGTGAATAGAACAACAAGGgtcttcatccttttcatcatcattaccttcattctcttcctcctcatcatcactatcatcacctccattattacctttatgttgttcctccttattaccatcatcctcatcatcaccactaccattaccttcaCCCTCTTCCTCCACTTCatgctcttcttcttgttcctctactgacgactctatcgttttctccaacagaaggcagttcaacccagagtcgttacgcactaatttggggtcgtcaaactacagtcgtcatcttcaacctaatatgCCGATGACTCTATTCTAGGGCGCAAAAGGTCGAAGTAGCAGAACAAAGGTCGTCATATTTACACTAACAGGTTAACGATATTTCATAGAAAAAGCATGCAATGttagagtcgttagggtattatttcttcgatactaacgactctcactctgtaacttctatttttcagttaccaatctcgattacacaatcaaaaaacaaccaaaacatcgaaTAGGAGGTGAGTTTAATGGTGtaggtggagaagagaaagggaggagaggaagatgaagatgaaaagagaaactgattttctctttaatttaatttgggtatatagattaggggccttaattaaggtagttaattagtgaaactgattttcaattagtgaagggtaaaatagtatattcatattgCGATATTTACACCCTGAAAATTTTGGaggcaaacaaaattccatggcccccaattagaagttatggccccaattaaactaggattTTCTCGTTTAATGTCATTTCCCCCTCCACATAAAGTAGGACAAGATCACCCCGAATATTTACACGTCTCATTTGTTGTTGGTAGTTGTCAATCATCCCTTAACATTTTCTTCCCCCTTCCCATAACtaaatttcttctttctttctttaccaCCACCTAAAGATCAACACAACATCCACGGTTAAATTAATTGTTGATTAACTAAATCAATTAGTTAAGATCTCCTTATAAAAAATTCCCAAACGTGGATTAGCTAAATCAATTAATGGTGGTAGAGGTGAGACATCTACAATAAAGGCCAAAATCGAAGTGTATATGGTGGAGGAGACTTTCTCCTCCCAGTAAAAAAATCACCATCAGTCAATATTGACTTGGATCAGAAAAATGACAGGGAAAATTCCTCCTTGCCGTCTGATGTAGTCCAGAATATGGCAGACGCATACCTAGAGTAAATGGGGCGGCGTACGCGTTGTCGTTGACGTATTAGTTCTATGGCGGTCCTGGAAGAAACATATTATGGTTATTTAGTATTAATTTTGGTTGATTTGAGCTATTTTAGTTAAGGAATAAGAAATATGTGGCAGCTTATGGCATGTAGAGATATTTTCTATATTTGCTTTGATTTTTTTAGATCTCTGTAACTTTATTTCCTAGCGCTCCGACATATGTTTCTGAAAGCCTATAAAAAGGCTGGGATATTTCTTTGTTAGCATTGAATCAGAGATTAATAAAATCACTTCCTATTGAGAAGTTTATAAAGATGTGTTGATTTCTATCGTTTCCAGTACTAACATCCTACACCATTTGGTATTCAGAATTTGGGTATCAATCCTTCAAACATGGTTCGTGGTAGAGATCGTGGTGGTCCTCGCGAAGCTTTGGTTGATGAGGTGATGGAGAGAACTAGGTAC
This genomic stretch from Papaver somniferum cultivar HN1 chromosome 5, ASM357369v1, whole genome shotgun sequence harbors:
- the LOC113280040 gene encoding uncharacterized protein LOC113280040; the protein is MVGYKYLSFKVNELWNLSVKCNILDLGCDYFLFKFENPADYRFALLEGPWFIGGHHLSIRRWTPNFKPSEDSVNTTVVWARLLELPLEYFDKAVLERIGQKIGRLIKVDNTTNMILRGKFARVCVEVSTDEPLLPFIKIGSVKQKIEYEGVNLICFHCGKMSHKKENCPLVTDANNANNSDHVINSAKMTNNVFKPAHVTGTVNSAITEESFGPWMLVEKKKNKIRVAGARVANQKVQDNSRGVSNRFASLDEQNSFDQTDLNIAHQRSINA